Within the Halobaculum limi genome, the region AGCACACCCGGGTCGCCGCCGACCCACCTCGATTCTCACGTTCTCGCGGTACAGCGAGGACTTATCCCCGTTCACACCGAACGCCAGACGATGAGTGAGGCGGTTCCCGACGACTATCCCCGTCCTCCCGAACTCGACGCCGTCTTCCACTACTCCGAGATTCGGAGGGACGACGATCGGATCCTCTACTACGGCGTCAGCGACGTCGGCGAACGTGAACTCGTGCGTCGCGTCTGGCCCGCGTTTCGGGAGGCGGGCTACGAGGTACAGATGGTCGAGACCGACACCGGCCTCGACGTGGTCGTCGCACGGCCACACTCCAACAGTATCGACGGTGTGCCGTGGGTCAACGTCGGCCTGTTCGTCGCGACTATCGTCTCGACGCTGCTCGTAGGCGCTGTCGCGTGGTACTACGTTCCAATCTCGACGATTACGTCGGATCCGCTGTCCGTCCTCGTCGCGTGGCCGTTCACCGCCGCCGTCCTCGGCGTCCTGATGACGCACGAACTCGGCCACTACGCACTCGGTCGGTACCACGGCGTCGACGTGTCGCTCCCGTACGTCATCCCCTTTATCCTCCCGTTCGGGACAATGGGTGCGATCATTCGGATGCGCGGGCAGATGCCCGACCGCGAGGCGCTGTTCGATATCGGCGTGGCCGGACCGCTCGCCGGACTGGCGGCGACGGTCGTCGTCACCGTCGTCGGCCTCTTGTTGGGACCGTTTACTGTTCCCGCATCGGTCGTCTCCGGCGGCGGGCAAGTCATCGTATTCAACAACCCGCCGTTGCTCGATCTGATCGCGGCAGCGTTGAACCAGCCGACGGGCTACGCCGACCCGACGAAGACCGCCCACCCGGTGATTATGGGTGCGTGGGTCGGGATGTTCTTCACCGTCCTCAACCTCCTCCCCGTCGGCCAACTCGACGGTGGACACATCGTCCGCGCGATGGTCGGCCAGCGACAGGAGACGGTCGCCGCAGTCGTCCCCCTCGCCCTGTTCGGTATCTCGGCGTACCTCTACTTCGTCCGGGGCCTGAACCTCAACGAGTCGGTCGGTCTGTGGGCGTTCTGGGGGCTGTTCTCCGCGTTCATCGCCTACCGCGGTCCGGCACACCCCATCGACGACACCGAACTCGACACGAAGCGGATGCTCGTCGGGATGTTCACCTTCGTCCTCGGCTTGCTGTGTTTCATGCTCGTCCCGATTCAGGTCATCACGGTCTGACCTGACGCGAGTACGGGCGACGGTTCGTCGACTCCGTCACCGGCCCGCCCGACCTCGACTCACCCGCCGTGTTCGTACCCACGGTCGGAAAGCGGGTCGCCGTCCATCCGAACGCCGTCCCACGTCACGTTCCCGACGACGCTGAACGGCGTCGGTGACGCCTCCTTCGCCGCCTCGACCGCATCGCTGGGGAGCGTGAACACCAACTCGAAGTCCTCACCGAAGAACAGCGCCGCCTCCCGTCGCGCCTCCGCGCCGTCGAACAGGTCCGTCACCGCGTCGTCGACGGGGATGTACGACTCGGTGATGTCCATCCCCAGGTCGCTCACGTCGCTCGCGTCGACGAGTTGGTGCAGCGACCTCGCGAGGCCGTCGCTGGAGTCCATCATCGCGGTCGCGTACGGCGCGAGGGCGACGCCGGCGGCGACGCGTGGCGTGAACCGAAACAGGTCGTTACCGCGGTCGGCGTCGCCCGCCTCGAACGCGCGCAGGGCGGCGGCGCTCCGGCCGAGCGTCCCCGTCACGCACACTGCGTCGCCGCGGTTGGCCCCGCCGCGGCGGATCGGATCGTCGGTCTTTCCGAGTGCGGTCGTCGCGACGGTGAACTCGTCGTGGTGGTCCAGGTCGCCGCCGACGTACTCCGCGTCGACCGCCTCGCACACCTCGCGTGCGCCGCGCACGAACTCGGCGACCTCGTCGGGGTCGAACGCGGGCGCACCGTAGGCGGCGACGGCGGCCTCGGCGTCGGCACCCATCGCGGCCACGTCCGACAGCGAGGCGGCGACCGAGCGCCAGCCCGCGGTGTAGCGGTCGACGCCCGCCGGGAAGTCCGTCGTCTCGTGGAGCATATCCGTCGTGAGTACGCGGTCGCCGACGACGGCACAGTCGTCACCGGCGGCCGGTACCGACTCGGCCAGTCGCGCCAGCGCCTCGCGTTCGTCCATCGCGAACGGATACCGGGCCCTGGGTCAACGGTGTTTCCCTTCGGCGCGCCGGGCGAGACGCATCGTGCTGCCCACGGAGCATCGTGTCGCTTCGGAGGGTTGAAGCGGTCGCCGGGCGACCGTCGGGACATGGACTCGGACCAGTTACGCGCCACCGTCGTCGGGTTTCTCGGCGCGTTCGCGGTCCTCGGGCTGTTGTTGTATCTCGTCGGCGTCGGCGACCTCGTCGACGTCCTCGGGCGGGCGTCGCCCGGCGTCGTCGCCCTCGTCGTCTTGGTCACGTTGGGGTGGCTGACCGCGTGGTCGGTCGCGCTCAGAACCGTCCTCGGAGTGCTCGGCATTCCGCTCTCGCTCGTGCGCTCGTTTCTCGTGTTCAGCGGTGCGATGTTCTCGAACAACGTGACGCCGTTCGGGCAGGCCGGCGGCGAACCCGTGACGGCGCTGCTCATCTCGAAGGCCGCCGACACCGAGTACGAACGCGGTCTCGCGGCCATCGCCAGCGTCGACACGCTCAACTTCGTCCCCTCCATCACGCTCGCGCTGGTCGGCGCGGCGTACTTCGCCACCGAGACCACCTTCGGCACCCGTCTGCGGTTCGCGACCGGAATCGTCGTCGTCCTCGCACTCGCTATCCCCGGTGCAGTCTACCTCGGGTGGCGACGCCGCTACCAACTCGAGGAGTGGGTCGTCGCCACGTTCGTCCCGCTCATCCGCCGGGTTGCGAGCATCCTTCCGGTGTTCTCTGCCCCAAGCGAGGAGTCGGTCGAATCGCGCATCGGCCACTTCTTCGGTGCTATCGAGCGCGTCGCCACCGACCGTACCGGCATCGCCATCGCACTCGCCGCCTCGACGCTCGGCTGGGTGTTCCAGATGATCGGCCTGTATCTCGCGTTTCAGGCCATCAGCCAGCCGGTTCCGTTCTCGGCGATGCTGTTCGTCGTGCCGATGGGCGCCATCGCGGGCGTGACGCCCCTCCCCGGCGGCGCCGGCGGCATCGAGGCAGTGTTGGTCGCCGTCCTCGCCGCGCTCCCGTCGGTGTCGGTGTCGGCGACGGCGGCGCTGGCGGCGGTCGTCATCTACCGCGGTGCGGTGTACTGGGTGCCCGTCGTCATCGGCGGCGTCGTGGTGAGCGTCCTCGGCGCCGACAGCGTCAGCTGAGCGGCGGTGGGGGCGGCCCGGGCGGCGTCGTG harbors:
- the thiL gene encoding thiamine-phosphate kinase, whose amino-acid sequence is MDEREALARLAESVPAAGDDCAVVGDRVLTTDMLHETTDFPAGVDRYTAGWRSVAASLSDVAAMGADAEAAVAAYGAPAFDPDEVAEFVRGAREVCEAVDAEYVGGDLDHHDEFTVATTALGKTDDPIRRGGANRGDAVCVTGTLGRSAAALRAFEAGDADRGNDLFRFTPRVAAGVALAPYATAMMDSSDGLARSLHQLVDASDVSDLGMDITESYIPVDDAVTDLFDGAEARREAALFFGEDFELVFTLPSDAVEAAKEASPTPFSVVGNVTWDGVRMDGDPLSDRGYEHGG
- a CDS encoding lysylphosphatidylglycerol synthase transmembrane domain-containing protein, with the translated sequence MDSDQLRATVVGFLGAFAVLGLLLYLVGVGDLVDVLGRASPGVVALVVLVTLGWLTAWSVALRTVLGVLGIPLSLVRSFLVFSGAMFSNNVTPFGQAGGEPVTALLISKAADTEYERGLAAIASVDTLNFVPSITLALVGAAYFATETTFGTRLRFATGIVVVLALAIPGAVYLGWRRRYQLEEWVVATFVPLIRRVASILPVFSAPSEESVESRIGHFFGAIERVATDRTGIAIALAASTLGWVFQMIGLYLAFQAISQPVPFSAMLFVVPMGAIAGVTPLPGGAGGIEAVLVAVLAALPSVSVSATAALAAVVIYRGAVYWVPVVIGGVVVSVLGADSVS
- a CDS encoding site-2 protease family protein — protein: MSEAVPDDYPRPPELDAVFHYSEIRRDDDRILYYGVSDVGERELVRRVWPAFREAGYEVQMVETDTGLDVVVARPHSNSIDGVPWVNVGLFVATIVSTLLVGAVAWYYVPISTITSDPLSVLVAWPFTAAVLGVLMTHELGHYALGRYHGVDVSLPYVIPFILPFGTMGAIIRMRGQMPDREALFDIGVAGPLAGLAATVVVTVVGLLLGPFTVPASVVSGGGQVIVFNNPPLLDLIAAALNQPTGYADPTKTAHPVIMGAWVGMFFTVLNLLPVGQLDGGHIVRAMVGQRQETVAAVVPLALFGISAYLYFVRGLNLNESVGLWAFWGLFSAFIAYRGPAHPIDDTELDTKRMLVGMFTFVLGLLCFMLVPIQVITV